In Bacillus sp. S3, the sequence ACCGTTGAAATGCATCGCGCTTTACTTGATAAGAATGATGAAAAGTTTGAAAAGTTCATGTATGAACGAAATGAAATCATGCTGCAAATAAATACGTTGAAGGCATCTGATGCTGAATTTCATTATTCTTCTGAGGCAACACAATGGTTGGAGGATTCGCTGCAGCTTGACAGGAAAATGGTCCCGCTCATTAAAATGAATATGGATCAAACTAAAAATTTAATCAGCCAAATGAAAGTGAACAAACAAGTTTCTAAAAAGTACCAGCCGTATTATAAACAAACCAATGGAGCATTTATAGATGCAAAAAATTAAACAGAAATTTGTGGCCTGCAAAATCAGATGCAGGACCACATGTTTCTTTTTTTTGTTTTATTACAAATTTTTCACATTTTTTTCAGTTCAGTTACAATTTTTCATATACAATAGGTAATTAAATAGGATAATATAATAATAGTAAAAAAAACCAAAGATTTTGTTTAAATTTGTCATATTTTGAAGTAAAAATCTAAACTTACCATCAAAGCGAGATAAAGGAAGGGAAAAAATGACCTGGCAGCAATCAATTCATGACAACCCGAAGCAAGGCAAGCTTTATCATTTTATGGAATATAAAAAGAAAAAACCCTTCTTTCAGAAACCAATAAAAATAATGATTGAGGATTCTATCAAAGAGCCCTATTACTTGTTAAAAAATGTCGTTTACAAAGAAAAGCAAATACTGGTATTAAAGAGGGAGAAAGAGCCTGATACAATTATCCTGGTTGAAGCGATCATTAAAGATGGACAACTTCATTACATATCAAAGCTTTCTGATAAAATGTTAAGAGATATTACTTCTATGATTGAGAGTACTATATCATAAATATAAAAGAGAAAGGATGTCTTCCATTGAAAATAGGTGATGATTGGTTTACGAAGACCATGCTAATGAATACAATTACAGGATCTCAAAAATTGCCATCACAATTGGGGACAGCTGGTTCTGACTTTAGCAATATATTTGCATCTGTTTTAACGAATTTAATGAATCAAACAGGTTCCCAATCAGCCATCCAACCTAATATGATGGCTGATTTGTTTGCTGTGAATACAGGAAACATAATTCAAAGTAACATGGTTTCGAATTTGGGGTCTTTGCAAACAAATCCCTTTGATTCTTTGCGGTTTCAAGCCATTACACCAGATAAAATCGATCGATTATTGGACGGAAAATTAAAGGGAATGGGAACGGTGTTTGTTCAGGCCGGACAACTTTACAACGTTGACCCGGCCTTACTTGCGGCCATTGCCATGCATGAAACAGGAAATGGAACATCTCGTGCTGCTCTAGTTAAAAATAATATTGCTGGTATGATGGGAAGAGATGGCCTGAAATCATACGCATCTGTCGAGGATAGTATTATGGACATGGCGCGAAATATAGGTAAAAACTACTTAGGCAAGGGTTTATCTAGTATTGCAGAAATTGGCGCTAAATATGCGCCCGTCGGTGCAGAAAACGACCCAACTGGTTTAAACAATCATTGGGTAAAAGGTGTTACGAAGTTTGTGGTCCAAATGAAGGATTAATAGATCTACCGCTAAGGAAAAAAGTTATAGATTTGTATCCCTTTTTTATAGTATATTTGTGAAAGAATGTAATTATTTTTGATAAACATCAAAAATAATCAAATTAATCGAAAAAGAGGGGATTTATTTTGGGGAATATAAACCTTCTTCAATCTGCATTAAATGCATCCAGCTTACGTCAGCAAGTTATATCAAATAATATTGCTAATGCTGAGACACCTGGATATAAATCAAAAAAAGTAATCTTTGAGGATATATTTAAAGAACATTTGTCCAATCAAACAAAATTTACTGGAAACCGAACAAATCCCCGTCATTTTCCAATTGGCAGGCCGGTCGAGGTACCAATTGCGAAAATTGTAGAAAATTCTGAAACTATCATGCAAAATAACGGCAATAATGTCGATATGGATGAAGAAATGACGAATATGGGGAAAAATGCATTACGGTATGACACATTAATCGAGCAGGTTAATAGTGAATTTCAGCAGCTATCGATTGCGATTAGAGGAAGGGGCTAAGGGAGATGTTTAATTCTTTAAATATTAGTGCTTCAGCCTTAACAGCACAGCGCTTGAGGATGGACGTTGTCTCTTCTAATATTGCGAATGCCTCATCCACAAGAGGAAAATTAGTTGACGGAAAATGGGAACCTTATCGCCGCAAAATGGTGGAAATGGCACCGAGAGAGAAGAATTTCAATCAGGTATTACAAGGTGAAATGCAAAAGCAATCGCAGGCTTCATCGATTTTTAAGGGTGTAAGGGTGACTGGAATAGTCAACGATCAAACACCTTTCAAACCGGTATACGATCCAGCACATCCTGATGCCAATGCAGAAGGGTATGTCATGATGCCGAATGTGGACTTATCAAAGGAAATGGTAGATTTACTTTCAGCATCAAGAGCCTATGAGGCAAATGTGACATCCTTTAATACGGGAAAGTCGATAATGTTAAAAGCACTGGAAATTGGCCGTTAGGAGGAGAATAAGTGGATATTTCCCAAATTGGTACTCATTCAATCAAAATGAATCAAAATGTGGTTCAAAAAGTAGAGCCTAATCAACCTAAGACATCATTTGCAAATGTAATAAAGGGCTACTTGGAAAATGTCGATTCTACCGTCAAGCAGGCCTCAGAGCTTTCTACCCAAGCGGCTGCGGGCAAAGTAGAAAATATACACGATGTCATGATTGCCTCTCAAAAGGCAAAGCTTGCTTTGGAATTAACGGTTAATGTTAGGGATAAGGCCGTAGAGGCTTATCAAGAAATGATGCGTATGCAAATTTAATGAATGATGGAAAGCTGGGCAGGGTGAGAAATGAATCGATCATGGACAGATCAACTCAAAAAAACAAAAGAGCACTTCAGCCAATATTGGGGGGGAAGAAGCTCGAAGCAAAAATGGTTTTTTATCGGGACATTTTTGTTTCTTGTAATTGCTTTATCAACCTTCATTTTCTTGGCGTCTCGTCCGCAATATGTACCATTGTATACGGGCCAGCTAACCCAGCGGGAAATTGGAGACATCAAAGCGGAACTCGACAAACAAGGCTTTACCAAATATAAAATATCTGACAGCGGCACGATGCTGCTTGTCCCGAAAAAAGACGCACCAGATTTAATTGTAAGTCTTGCTTCAAGTGGATATCCAAAAGACACGAAAATTAATTACGATATTTTTGGCGAAAATCTTCAATTTGGAGCAACGGATCGACAATACGACATCTTAGAACGTGAAGCGATGCAAAATCAAGTGGCTGGTGTCCTTAAAAATGTCGAGGGAATCAAAAATGCAGAAGTCATTTTGACATTACCGGAAAATTCAGTGTTTATTCGGCAAAATGATGATCAAAAAGCAAGTGCTTCTGTCATGGTTGAAGTAGAACCAGGTGTAAAACTGAATTCAGGGCAAATTCGAGCACTATATACATTAGTTTCGCGAAGCGTGCCGAACCTGCCGCCTGAAAATATTACCATTATGAATCAATACAGCGAGACTTTAGCACTGAAGGATGGCGACGATGATAATCTGTCATTAGATAAATTCGAAGAGCAGAGAAGAGTCCAGCAAAATATTGAACGGGATATTCAGCAAAATTTGCAAACTTTACTTGGATCAATCCTTGGAACCGATAAAGTTCTAGTCCATTCGTTTGTAAAAATAAATTTTGATAAAGTGAAAACGGAAGAAAAATTAGTAAAACCTGTGGATGGCAGTGATAAGGGAATCGTGATCAGCTCAGAAAAAAACTCAAAAACCTCAAGTAATACCGGAGGAAGTGCGGGCGGTGTTGTCGGTTCCGGTGATACGGATGTACCGGGGTATACCGGTACCGATTCTAGTGGTGAAAGTAATTATGAGGAATCACAAGACCGTGTAAATTTTGAAATTAATCGTATTAATAAGGAGATTATTTCAAGCCCATATCAAATCGAAGATATTACGATTAATGTAGGTGTTGAACCTGATTCACCAAAATCTAATTCTTTATCAAAAGCCACTCAAGATAATGTTCGAAATATTGTTTCGAATACGGTTCGGACAGCACTGGGGCATCCGGAGTTAAGTCAACAAGAAGTCGACCAGCGGATTACTATATTTCCGCATGCTTTTGTAAAGAACACAGAAAAGGAAGCGAATCCAGCAGTAAACTGGCTTATGATTTTGGGGGCCGCAGCAGGGGCTTTATTACTTGGCGGTTTAACCTGGTTCATTATTAGAAGAAGAAAACATAATCAAGAAGAACCGGTAGAAGAAGAAGCGATGTATTCACTTCCTCTTGAGGATGAAGCAAATTACTTTACGGAAGACGACATGGCGGTTGAGAAACAATTGAAAAAGTTACTAGATCAAAGGCCGGAAGATTTTTCAAAAGTAATCAAGACTTGGCTGCATGAAGAGGAGGCTTAGATTCCTATGGCGTCAGCATTAAAATTAAACGGAAAACAAAAGGCGGCAATTTTGCTCATTTCTATGGGAAGGGAAGCTTCCTCTAAAGTATTTAATCACTTGACAGAAGAAGAAATCGAACAGATTACTTTGGCGATCGCCAACATTAAAAAAGTGGATGGAAATGAAAAAGAGGAAGTATTACATGAATTTCATGAAATGTGCATTGCCAATGATTATTTAGCAACTGGAGGGATTACCTTCGCTCAGGATGTGCTGGAGTCAGCACTTGGCAGAGATAAAGCTCGTCAAATTCTTCAACGATTAACAGTGCAGCTGCAGGTAAAACCATTTGATTTTGCCCGAAGAGTTGATCCTATGCAAATTTTTCACTTCCTGCAAAATGAGCACCCGCAAACCATTGCACTTGTTTTAACGCATCTTGATCCGGAACAGGCATCTGTGATTCTAACGCAACTTTCGGAAGAACTTCAAGCAGATGTAGCGCGAAGAATTGCGTTATTCGAACAAACCTCTCCTGAAGTCATTAGAGAGGTGGAAAATTTCTTGGAGACAAAGCTGTCGGCTACGATACGGAAGGATTACAGTGTTGCTGGCGGACTTGAATCTATTGTCGGGATTCTTAATGGCGTTGATCGCGGGACGGAGAAGAATATTCTCGGAAATCTGGAAATTAAGGATCATAAATTGGCAGAGGAAATTAAAAATCGGATGTTCATATTTGAAGATATCATTAATTTAGATCGTCGCGCGATTCAGAGGGTTATCCAGGAAGTAGAGAATAATGATTTGCTTCTAGCCATGAAGGCATCTAGCGAAGAGGTTAAAAAAGTCATATTCGAAAACATGTCGCAGAGGATGGTCGAAACATTTGAAGAGGAAATGCAATATCTTGGACCTGTTCGTGTGAAGGATGTTGAGGAAGCCCAGGGTAGAATTGTATCCGTTATTCGCCGATTAGAGGACTCTGGTGAGATTGTTCTTGCTCGAGGTGGAAATGATGACATCTTATTCTAAAGTGTTTAAAGCCTCGAACCTTTCATTAATAGATGAGGTTAAAGTTATTACACTGCCTCGAGATTTTGGCGAGGATAGAAAGGAAGAATCCTCCGCACTCCAGGGAAAAGAAGAGATCAAGATCGAAGAATATCCTATGGTGAAAGAAGCAAATGAAAAAGCCCAATTGATTATGGAAGAGGCAAGGCAGAAGGCCCAGGCAATAGAGACAGCTGCTGATGAGAGGATCAATCAGTGGTGGGAAGAAAATCAAAAAAGACTTGAAGCGATGGCAGTTGAAACAAAAGAACAAGCGATTCAACAGGGTTACGATGAAGGAAAAAATGAAGCGATCACGGCAATTCAAGAGGAATACCAGGGGAAATTAGCGCAGGCGCAGGATTTACTAGAGCAGGCATATGCCCAAAAGGAAACGATTATTTCAGAAGCTGAACCGTTTTTATTGGAATTAAGTACCGTCATTGCGTCACAAATCATTAAGCAGGAATTAGAGGACTGTCCTGATAAATTTGTTGAATTGATTCAACAGCATATACTTCGCTTTAAGGAAAAAGAGCATATTACCATTTGTGTTCATCCAGATGATTTCCCTTTTATCCAATCACAGCGGGTTCAACTCATCGCAATGGTGAACGGTGAAACGGAAATAAAAATTATCCCTGACCATTCTGTTACTTCCAAAGGTTGTATCATCCGGACTGCTTACGGAAGTGTTGATGCCCGAATTGATACTCAAATGGAAGAAATTAAAAAGGTCATCCTTGAGGCAAAAAGGGGGCACCAGAGTGACACTATCAGCTGAAAACTATGTGAAGCTCATCCGCGGTATTGACCCTGTTAGGGTGAATGGGAAAATTACACAAATCATCGGACTAACAATAGAGTCACAAGGTCCTGATGTTCGAATTGGCGAGTTGTGTTCCATTTATCCGGCAAATTCACAAACTCCCATTCCTGCAGAGGTGGTCGGGATTAGAGAGAACAAAGTCCTGCTCATGCCATTAGGAGAAGTTCAAGCCATTGGTCCTGGCTGCGATGTAGTTGCAAGCGGCAAACCGATGATGGTAAAAGCCGGATATCAATTGCTTGGCCGGGTCCTAGACGGTTTAGGCCAACCAATGGATGGGAAGCCTTTGCCACTTGGGTTAGAAGAGGTGCCGACACATGCGAAGCCGCCAAATCCACTCATGAGACCGCGGATTCATTCTCCTTTGGGTGTCGGTGTACGTACAATAGATGGCTTGCTGACAATGGGAAAGGGACAAAGAATCGGTATTTTTGCCGGAAGTGGTGTAGGGAAAAGTACACTGCTTGGGATGATTTCCAGAAATACGTCAGCCGATGTTAATGTTATTGCCTTAATTGGAGAACGTGGCCGGGAAGTTCTCGATTTTTTAGAGCAAAACCTTGGTGAAGAGGGCTTAAAAAAGTCTGTTGTCATTGTGGCGACATCTGACCAGCCGGCGCTCATCCGCATTAAAGGAGCATTGACCGCCACTTCAATTGCTGAATACTTCCGCGATCAAGGCAAGAACGTTTTACTTGTCATGGATTCTGTTACTCGTTTCGCCATGGCTCAACGGGAAGTCGGCCTGGCAATTGGTGAACCGCCAACGACAAAAGGCTATACACCATCCGTTTTTGCTATGCTTCCGCAGCTGTTGGAACGGGCCGGAACCGGACCGAAGGGTTCAATCTCCGCAATTTACACCGTTCTCGTGGATGGAGACGATATGAATGAACCCATTGCAGATGCCGTTAGGGGTATTTTAGATGGTCATATTGTGTTAAGCCGGGCAATTGGCAGTAAGGGGATTTACCCGTCTATTGATGTGCTAAATAGTGCCAGCCGTGTCATGACTGAAATTACTTCCGATGAACATTTACATGCCGTTAGAATCTTTAAAAAATTACTGGCTGCTTACAATGAAGCTGAGGATTTAATT encodes:
- the fliF gene encoding flagellar basal-body MS-ring/collar protein FliF is translated as MNRSWTDQLKKTKEHFSQYWGGRSSKQKWFFIGTFLFLVIALSTFIFLASRPQYVPLYTGQLTQREIGDIKAELDKQGFTKYKISDSGTMLLVPKKDAPDLIVSLASSGYPKDTKINYDIFGENLQFGATDRQYDILEREAMQNQVAGVLKNVEGIKNAEVILTLPENSVFIRQNDDQKASASVMVEVEPGVKLNSGQIRALYTLVSRSVPNLPPENITIMNQYSETLALKDGDDDNLSLDKFEEQRRVQQNIERDIQQNLQTLLGSILGTDKVLVHSFVKINFDKVKTEEKLVKPVDGSDKGIVISSEKNSKTSSNTGGSAGGVVGSGDTDVPGYTGTDSSGESNYEESQDRVNFEINRINKEIISSPYQIEDITINVGVEPDSPKSNSLSKATQDNVRNIVSNTVRTALGHPELSQQEVDQRITIFPHAFVKNTEKEANPAVNWLMILGAAAGALLLGGLTWFIIRRRKHNQEEPVEEEAMYSLPLEDEANYFTEDDMAVEKQLKKLLDQRPEDFSKVIKTWLHEEEA
- the fliI gene encoding flagellar protein export ATPase FliI, producing MTLSAENYVKLIRGIDPVRVNGKITQIIGLTIESQGPDVRIGELCSIYPANSQTPIPAEVVGIRENKVLLMPLGEVQAIGPGCDVVASGKPMMVKAGYQLLGRVLDGLGQPMDGKPLPLGLEEVPTHAKPPNPLMRPRIHSPLGVGVRTIDGLLTMGKGQRIGIFAGSGVGKSTLLGMISRNTSADVNVIALIGERGREVLDFLEQNLGEEGLKKSVVIVATSDQPALIRIKGALTATSIAEYFRDQGKNVLLVMDSVTRFAMAQREVGLAIGEPPTTKGYTPSVFAMLPQLLERAGTGPKGSISAIYTVLVDGDDMNEPIADAVRGILDGHIVLSRAIGSKGIYPSIDVLNSASRVMTEITSDEHLHAVRIFKKLLAAYNEAEDLINIGAYKKGSNRDIDLAMRFKPVMDNFLRQGIYESSVLEETRSFLLSQFGALMT
- a CDS encoding glucosaminidase domain-containing protein translates to MKIGDDWFTKTMLMNTITGSQKLPSQLGTAGSDFSNIFASVLTNLMNQTGSQSAIQPNMMADLFAVNTGNIIQSNMVSNLGSLQTNPFDSLRFQAITPDKIDRLLDGKLKGMGTVFVQAGQLYNVDPALLAAIAMHETGNGTSRAALVKNNIAGMMGRDGLKSYASVEDSIMDMARNIGKNYLGKGLSSIAEIGAKYAPVGAENDPTGLNNHWVKGVTKFVVQMKD
- the fliG gene encoding flagellar motor switch protein FliG yields the protein MASALKLNGKQKAAILLISMGREASSKVFNHLTEEEIEQITLAIANIKKVDGNEKEEVLHEFHEMCIANDYLATGGITFAQDVLESALGRDKARQILQRLTVQLQVKPFDFARRVDPMQIFHFLQNEHPQTIALVLTHLDPEQASVILTQLSEELQADVARRIALFEQTSPEVIREVENFLETKLSATIRKDYSVAGGLESIVGILNGVDRGTEKNILGNLEIKDHKLAEEIKNRMFIFEDIINLDRRAIQRVIQEVENNDLLLAMKASSEEVKKVIFENMSQRMVETFEEEMQYLGPVRVKDVEEAQGRIVSVIRRLEDSGEIVLARGGNDDILF
- the fliE gene encoding flagellar hook-basal body complex protein FliE codes for the protein MDISQIGTHSIKMNQNVVQKVEPNQPKTSFANVIKGYLENVDSTVKQASELSTQAAAGKVENIHDVMIASQKAKLALELTVNVRDKAVEAYQEMMRMQI
- the flgC gene encoding flagellar basal body rod protein FlgC, coding for MFNSLNISASALTAQRLRMDVVSSNIANASSTRGKLVDGKWEPYRRKMVEMAPREKNFNQVLQGEMQKQSQASSIFKGVRVTGIVNDQTPFKPVYDPAHPDANAEGYVMMPNVDLSKEMVDLLSASRAYEANVTSFNTGKSIMLKALEIGR
- a CDS encoding FliH/SctL family protein yields the protein MTSYSKVFKASNLSLIDEVKVITLPRDFGEDRKEESSALQGKEEIKIEEYPMVKEANEKAQLIMEEARQKAQAIETAADERINQWWEENQKRLEAMAVETKEQAIQQGYDEGKNEAITAIQEEYQGKLAQAQDLLEQAYAQKETIISEAEPFLLELSTVIASQIIKQELEDCPDKFVELIQQHILRFKEKEHITICVHPDDFPFIQSQRVQLIAMVNGETEIKIIPDHSVTSKGCIIRTAYGSVDARIDTQMEEIKKVILEAKRGHQSDTIS
- the flgB gene encoding flagellar basal body rod protein FlgB, coding for MGNINLLQSALNASSLRQQVISNNIANAETPGYKSKKVIFEDIFKEHLSNQTKFTGNRTNPRHFPIGRPVEVPIAKIVENSETIMQNNGNNVDMDEEMTNMGKNALRYDTLIEQVNSEFQQLSIAIRGRG